The Aquipuribacter hungaricus genome includes the window AGCGAGAGCTCGCTGGTGACGCGGACGCGCCGGTCCTGGCGTCATGGACCGCTCACGCGCCGTGCCGAGGTGGCCGGGCAGCGAGAGGTCACTGGTGACCGGGACGCGCCGGTCCGACCGTCACCAGTGACCTCTCACGGCTACGGACCAGCCGACCGCTCCCGGGCCGGACGCTCGCGCCCCCGGACCGACAGTCGCGTGCGGGCCGCCCAGGCTCCGGCGCCGGACTGGCGCTCGCCCCTGGTGAGCGGGCAGCGCGGCACGCCGGTCAGAGGGTCACCAGTGACCGCTCGCCCGGTCCCCGGCCTGTCGACCCAGGCGACCGGTCCCGGCGCTCAGGCCGGACCGCGGTGGTCGGTGGTGGCCAGCCCGCCGAGGGACACCCGCAGGCCCACGTCGACAAGGAGCCCCGCGCGAGCGACCAGCGCAGCCCCCGGGGCGAGCGGTCGGGTCAGTACGCCCCGGACCCGCGCACGACCACGCGGAACGTGCGCCAGAGGATGAGCAGGTCCATGGCCAGGGACCAGTTGTCGACGTAGCGCAGGTCCAGGTTGACGGAGGCCTCCCAGCTGAGGTCGGCGCGTCCGCTCACCTGCCACAGGCCCGTCAGGCCCGGCTTGACGCGCAGGCGCCGGTTGACGGCGTCGTGGTACTGCTCGAACTCGCTCATGAGCGGCGGGCGCGGGCCCACCAGCGACATGTCGCCGGCGACGACGTTCCACAGCTGCGGCAGCTCGTCCAGGGAGAAGCGGCGCAGCACGCGCCCGACGCGGGTGATGCGCGGGTCGGCGTGCATCTTGAACATGAGGCCGTCGCGGTCGCTGTCGCCGAGCAGGTGCTCGCGGCGGGCCTCGGCGTCGACCACCATCGAGCGCAGCTTCCACATGGTGAAGGGACGCCCGTCGAGGCCGGCCCGGGTCTGCCGGAAGAACGCCGGCCCGGGGCTGGTGAGCACGACGGCGAGCGCGCACACGGCCAGCGGCAGCGCGGCCGCCGTGAGCAGGGCCGCGCCGAGGGTCCGGTCGAGGACGGCCTTGCCCAGGCCGCGGCCCAGGTGGCGGCTGGGACGCTCGACGTGCACCAGGGACAGGCCGGCGGTCGGCCGCAGGCTCACGTGGGGCCCGCCGACCTCGACGAGGCCGGGAGCGACGACCAGGTCCGCGCCGGCGTGCTCGAGCGCCCACGACAGCCGCCGCAGGGCCGGGCCGGACAGCGAGGACCCGGTGACGATGACGACGTCGATGCGGTGGTCGTGGACCACCTGCGCGATGTCGCTCACGGTCCCCAGCACCGGCAGGCCGCCTGCCTGGGGCGAGCGGCCCAGCGCCGGCGGGCAGATGCCGACGACGTGGTAGCCGTAGGAGGGCTGGCGGGCGAGGTCGGCCGCGACCGGCGTGGCCTGGGTGTGGCTGCCCACGACGAGCGTGCGCAGCATGGCCCGGCCGCGCGCCCGCTCCCGCTGCAGGACGGTCCGGACGCCGTAGCGGACCAGGCTCGTCACCAGGGCGAGCACCGGGATCGCGACGAGCACCCAGCGGCGGGGCAGCAGGGTCTGCGTGGCGTAGGCCGTGAGCCCGAGGACGGCGATGAGGGTCACCGCGACCCGCATGACGGCCTGGAACTCCTCGGGACCGGAGCCGAGGTGGCGCACCCGGTAGGCGCCGTGGAGCAGGAGGACCAGGGACCACGCGGCGGCCGAGACCAGGGCCAGCAGCAGGCACGTCACCGGGTCCAGGCGGAGCGACGCGGCGGTGATCCCGCCGACGGCGGCCGCGCCCAGCAGGTCGGCGGCGACCACGATGCGCAGCAGCGACCGCTCCCAGGAGGAGCGCGGGAGCGGGCCGTCCAGCGGCGCGACGGGACGGGCGTCCGGGCCGTCGGCGCCGGAGCGGACGAACGGGTCGCTGGAGGCCCAGGAGGTGCGGACGCCGGCGACCGGCCGGCGACGGTCGGACTGGACCGGCGCCTCGCGTTCCTCGACGCTCACCGGACGGCCGCCCCACGACGGCTCGCGGGCGTCGGCGGGACCTGGTGCCGGCGGTGGTGACGCCCTCGGTCGTGGCTGCGCACAGGGACCTCCAACGTTGTCGCACCCGAGGGCGGGGACACCTCACGCCCTGCCTGACCTGGACCGAGCGTAGGACGCGCTCCCTGGCCGCCGGGGGGTTTTGGAGCAGGTGCTGGGACGTCCGGGGGACGTCCGCACGCGCCGTGACCGGAGGCCACCCGGGTGGCCCCGCCCGGTCGCAGCAGCGGCTGGGCCGACCGGGTGACGCCCCGCGACGGGCGGTCCCACCGCGTCCGCGGCAGCGCACGGCGGCCCGCCGACCACGTCCCGCCACGGGTCGGCGGTCGCGTGGTGCCACGAGCGCACAGCAGCCCACCGGAGGCCGCTCGAGAGCGGGGTGCTGCGGCCCGGACGGGCTACGCGGCGGTGAGCTCCCGCAGCCGTCGTCCGAGGACCCGCCCGACGGCCTCGCCGGAGCAGACGTCGCGCCACCACGCGAGCGAGGCGTCCGACAGCCGCTGCATCCGGCCCGGGTCGGCGAACAGGCCGTCGAGCACGTCGTCCAGGTCGTCCCAGGAGCGCACGAGGACCAGCGGGGCGCCGGAGTAGAACGGCTGCGGGCCGGCGGCGTCGGCGACGACCACGCAGCCGTAGCGCCAGCCCTCGAAGACCCGGTAGCTCTCCAGCGAGGTGCCCCGGGGGGCGAGCGCGACCCGGCAGTCCATCATGTGGTCGCCGTAGGACGAGGCCGCGGCCTGGTCGACGCTGTGGAAGTCCCCGGTGAGGGTGAGCCGCACGATGCGCTCCGGGTGCGCGGCCGACCAGCGCTCGAGCGCGGCCACCATGGCGTTGCGGTACAGCGACTTGGGGTTGCCCAGGTACTTCTTGCCGACGCGCTTCCACCGGGCCCCGCGCGAGGTGTCGTGGACGACGCTGCCGCCGAAGTACACGTCGGTGCCGCGCTCGGCGAACGGCACCAGGGGCAGCTCGGGCTGCTTGTGGTAGCCGAGCGGGATGTCGACGAGGGCGCCCGTGCGGGGGCTCGGCCAGCCGGCGGCGGTCGCGTCGGCCTCGGCGTCACGGTGGAACCGGGCACGGGTGGCGAGGATGCGCAGGTGGTTGCCGAGGGCGGCCAGCGACAGCGGGCGCAGCGGCCAGAGCGTGTGGACGGGGAACCACGGCGTGCCGGAGGACTGCCGCGCCACGGCCAGCACGGCACCGAGGTAGCTCGGGCGGCGGAACCAGGCGTCGTTGAGCAGGAAGGCCACGACGTCGTCGCCGACCGTGGGCAGCCACCGCGGGTCCTGGGTGACGTAGAACGTCAGCGGCCGGCCCTCCCAGCCCTCGAGCACCGACCGGACCACGGCACCGAGGTAGGCGCAGTCCGCGCGCGGCAGGTCGGTCGGGTCGTACGGGTCCCACGCGACCGGGTCCGCGCCGCGGTCGAAGCAGACGAAGAAGCGGTGGGCAGTCCCGTCGGCCGGGGTCGTCACGGGCGCGGCGGGGGTCGGCTCCATGCCGGTGACGATACCGGCGCGGGCGGTGACCGGTCCTCGTCCTGGCCGCCTGGCCGTGACGACGACGCCTCCGGCCTAGCCTCGGCTGTGGACCCGCAGCTGCGCGGCGTCGAGGCCCTCGGAGACGACCAGCTCGACGGCCTCGGCCGCGTCGACCACGATCAGCTCGGCCTCGCTCTGCTCGCGCCTCCCGAAGCCCGTGAGGACGAAGTCGGCGGGGTCCTGGCGGCCGGGCGGGCGGCCGATGCCGCACCGCACGCGGACGTAGTCGCGGGTGCCGAGCGACTGGGACACCGAGCGGAGGCCGTTGTGCCCGCCCTCGCCGCCGCCCCGCTTGAGCCGGACGCGGCCGAGGTCGATGTCGAGCTCGTCGTGGACGACGACGACCTGCGCGGGATCGACGCCGAAGTACCGGGCGAGGCCGGCGACCGGTCCCCCGGACTCGTTCATGTAGGTCGTCGGCTTGGCGAGGACCACCGTGGGACCGGGGGCACCGCCCGGACCGGTGCCGAGGCGGGTCTGGCAGACCGCGGCCTGGTGCTTGCCGGCCTTGAAGGCCTGCCCGCCGGCGAGGTGGTCGACGACCACCTGGCCGATGTTGTGGCGGGTGCCGGCGTAGCGGGGGCCGGGGTTGCCGAGGCCGACGACGAGCCAGGGGCCCTCGCTCACGTGGTCCTCCCGGGCTGTCGTGCCGTGCGGCTGGCGACCGGTGCCGGTCCTGGCGTCCTGCTGACGTGCGAGCGACCGGCCGCCGCGGCTGCGGCGACCGGTCGTCTCGTCGTGCGGGTGCGGGGTGCTGGTGGCGCGGGATGGAGCCGGTGGTGCTGGGTCAGGACTGGTCGGACGGGGCCTCGTCGGAGGTCTCCGGCACGACGTCGCCCTCGGCCGCGGTGGCCTCGGCCTCGGCCTGCTCGGCCTCCTCCGCCTCGGCGGCGGCCGTGGCAGCACCGGCGCCGACCTCGAGCTCGGCGGCCTCGACCTCCTCGGCGAGGTGGGTCTCGGCGACGGCCACGGCGACGAGCTCCGGGTCCGTGACGAGCTCGACGCCCGCGGGCAGCTCGAGCTGGCCGACGAGGACGTGGAAGCCGGCCTCGGCGTCGGTGACGTCCACGTGGACGCTCTCGGGCAGGTCCATCGCGTCGGCGAGGACGGCGATGCTCTGGACGCCGACGGT containing:
- a CDS encoding exopolysaccharide biosynthesis polyprenyl glycosylphosphotransferase, whose protein sequence is MSVEEREAPVQSDRRRPVAGVRTSWASSDPFVRSGADGPDARPVAPLDGPLPRSSWERSLLRIVVAADLLGAAAVGGITAASLRLDPVTCLLLALVSAAAWSLVLLLHGAYRVRHLGSGPEEFQAVMRVAVTLIAVLGLTAYATQTLLPRRWVLVAIPVLALVTSLVRYGVRTVLQRERARGRAMLRTLVVGSHTQATPVAADLARQPSYGYHVVGICPPALGRSPQAGGLPVLGTVSDIAQVVHDHRIDVVIVTGSSLSGPALRRLSWALEHAGADLVVAPGLVEVGGPHVSLRPTAGLSLVHVERPSRHLGRGLGKAVLDRTLGAALLTAAALPLAVCALAVVLTSPGPAFFRQTRAGLDGRPFTMWKLRSMVVDAEARREHLLGDSDRDGLMFKMHADPRITRVGRVLRRFSLDELPQLWNVVAGDMSLVGPRPPLMSEFEQYHDAVNRRLRVKPGLTGLWQVSGRADLSWEASVNLDLRYVDNWSLAMDLLILWRTFRVVVRGSGAY
- the pth gene encoding aminoacyl-tRNA hydrolase, which produces MSEGPWLVVGLGNPGPRYAGTRHNIGQVVVDHLAGGQAFKAGKHQAAVCQTRLGTGPGGAPGPTVVLAKPTTYMNESGGPVAGLARYFGVDPAQVVVVHDELDIDLGRVRLKRGGGEGGHNGLRSVSQSLGTRDYVRVRCGIGRPPGRQDPADFVLTGFGRREQSEAELIVVDAAEAVELVVSEGLDAAQLRVHSRG